GAAAACCTTCAGCTCGTGCGGGCCCGGTTCTTCAGCATAACCGACAAAATGCAGGACGCGCTGATGAAATTCGTCTACCAGATGCAGCGGCGGGTGGCGCGCCGGATGAAATTCGCGCCCAAGAGGTAGGGCCCCGATCTCCCCGCAGGGTGCACCACCGAACAAAAGCCCCGGTCTCCTTATACAGGAGGCTGGGGCCTTGTGTTGTCAGGCGTATCGGGCTGTTTAGGCCCGGCACGGCTTCAGTCGATACGGTACAGTATCCGTCCGCAATGGTTGCAGAACTCGATCACGTCCTGGTGCTCGGTGACCAGCTTGCTGCCTGTGGGCGCCGAGACGAAACAGCCGTAGCAGACTCCGTTCTTCACCGGGGCCATCGGGCGGTCGTATTTTTCGGCGATACGCAGGAAACGATGGTACAGCACCGGGTCGAGCTGTTCGGTAACCTCGCGGATGGATTCCTCGATCCGCTCTTTTTTGTCGAGGGCGAAACCCATCTGCTCATACTGCTCCACGACTTGGAAGTCCTGCATCTCCTTTTTCAGGCTGAGCAGGTCCTGCAGGAACATGAGCAGTCTCAACTGGCTTTCTTTCATCAGAAACGGCACCGTGTAAGAGTGAAGGAGTTCAGTTCGGGATGTCTTCGAGGAGTTTCAGGAACTCCGGTATCTCCTTGATCTCTTTCAGCTTGGCGCCGATATCCTGTATCTTGCAGAATTGGGCCACCTTGCCCAGCACGGGCAGGTAGTAGTTGGAGATTTCGATCGGCGGGGCAACGATCAGGAAGAAGAAATTGGCCGGCTTGCCGTCGATGGACTTGAAATCCAGTCCCTCGCAGTGACGGCCGAAAGCGACATTGAGCTTGTCCACCACGAGCGAGCGGCAGTGGG
The DNA window shown above is from bacterium and carries:
- a CDS encoding PTS sugar transporter subunit IIA; translated protein: MELKELFNNTNVNLNLKATDKDAVLLELINLLKLDEKAKDMLFKMLKKRENLGSTGIGKGFAIPHCRSLVVDKLNVAFGRHCEGLDFKSIDGKPANFFFLIVAPPIEISNYYLPVLGKVAQFCKIQDIGAKLKEIKEIPEFLKLLEDIPN